The proteins below are encoded in one region of Microbacterium pygmaeum:
- a CDS encoding DUF58 domain-containing protein, producing the protein MRRLWPLTVRGTGALVIAIVCFVVANEAGIVELMYFGILLLAVLGASIASLYLTRRTDTVTRSLTPDVATVGRDAVVHVRVGVRTALPTAPGKWRDTIPSGLTARAHGIFPALGSGLRGAERIVEFSYTATGARRGIHALGPLSVTSTDPFGIARRSTVFGERTRVTVAPAVIDLPALSNFAGEAGGTLHTTTNQLGQGADNLIARPYVPGDSMRRIHWRASAHRDSLMVRQEEQESTPEATVVLDRGVLRYSPEAMQAPGADPGFEAAVSACVSVVSRLVHDGYAVEVIDTDGTLLAERIDGGDMTEVEGLIGQFAGVTARRDDHLARLTRVFSGIMTGPVVLIVGRFDPADAEAIAPVAHHSTLPIVLSFAPVGDSLGRAADAGWHTAVLDPEGDLAATWSAATDRGVTHAGR; encoded by the coding sequence ATGAGACGCCTCTGGCCACTCACCGTGCGGGGCACGGGCGCGCTGGTCATCGCGATCGTCTGCTTCGTCGTGGCGAACGAGGCCGGCATCGTCGAGCTGATGTACTTCGGCATCCTGCTGCTGGCCGTCCTCGGGGCGAGCATCGCCTCGCTGTACCTGACCCGCCGCACCGACACGGTGACCCGTTCGCTGACCCCCGACGTGGCCACCGTCGGGCGCGATGCCGTCGTGCACGTGCGCGTGGGCGTGCGCACCGCGCTGCCCACCGCTCCCGGCAAATGGCGCGACACCATCCCCTCCGGGCTGACGGCCCGCGCGCACGGGATCTTCCCGGCCCTCGGGTCGGGACTTCGGGGAGCGGAGCGCATCGTCGAGTTCTCGTACACCGCCACGGGCGCGCGCCGCGGCATCCATGCACTCGGTCCGCTCTCGGTCACCTCCACCGACCCGTTCGGCATCGCGCGGCGCAGCACGGTCTTCGGCGAGCGCACCCGCGTGACGGTCGCTCCTGCGGTGATCGATCTCCCGGCGCTGAGCAACTTCGCGGGCGAGGCCGGCGGCACGCTGCACACGACGACAAACCAGCTGGGTCAGGGTGCCGACAACCTCATCGCCCGCCCATACGTCCCCGGCGATTCGATGCGCCGTATCCACTGGCGGGCCAGCGCCCATCGCGACTCGCTGATGGTGCGGCAGGAAGAGCAGGAATCGACGCCCGAGGCCACCGTGGTCCTCGACCGCGGTGTGCTGCGCTATTCACCGGAGGCGATGCAGGCGCCAGGCGCCGACCCCGGCTTCGAGGCCGCCGTGTCGGCGTGCGTCTCGGTGGTGAGCAGACTGGTGCACGACGGGTACGCCGTCGAGGTCATCGACACCGACGGAACGCTGCTCGCCGAGCGGATCGACGGCGGCGACATGACCGAGGTCGAGGGACTCATCGGCCAGTTCGCCGGCGTCACCGCGCGTCGCGACGACCACCTCGCCCGTCTCACCCGCGTGTTCTCGGGCATCATGACCGGCCCGGTGGTCCTCATCGTGGGTCGCTTCGACCCGGCCGACGCCGAGGCGATCGCACCGGTCGCCCATCACAGCACGCTGCCGATCGTGCTCTCGTTCGCGCCAGTGGGCGACTCGCTCGGACGCGCCGCCGACGCGGGCTGGCACACCGCCGTGCTCGATCCGGAGGGCGACCTCGCCGCGACCTGGAGCGCAGCGACCGATCGGGGTGTGACCCATGCCGGACGTTGA
- a CDS encoding AAA family ATPase → MTDAATGAPGAMTAESFARITDAILASVGKVIDGKPDAVRSALVCLLAEGHLLIEDVPGVGKTMLARALAASVDATVRRIQFTPDLLPGDVTGVSVFNPVDREFEFKPGAIFAHIVIADEINRSSPKTQSALLEAMEEGQVTADGQTHILPDPFLVVATQNPLEMEGTYALPEAQRDRFMMRISMGYPDARSEALMLRQRDTVNPLDAIAPVATASKISELIAWARAVHVAPTIEDYAVALAAATRTHSDLRLGASPRATLQLVRAAKVWAALDGRGFVIPDDITALLIPVFSHRLIPTRSSGGARARTTADAIAATLERIASSVRVPLAARQ, encoded by the coding sequence ATGACGGATGCCGCGACGGGCGCGCCCGGAGCGATGACCGCGGAGAGCTTCGCCCGCATCACCGACGCCATCCTCGCCTCGGTGGGCAAGGTCATCGACGGCAAACCGGATGCGGTCCGCTCGGCGCTCGTGTGCCTGCTCGCCGAGGGCCACCTGCTCATCGAGGACGTGCCCGGCGTCGGCAAGACGATGCTGGCGCGTGCACTCGCCGCCTCTGTGGATGCGACGGTCCGCCGCATCCAGTTCACACCCGATCTCCTGCCCGGCGACGTCACCGGCGTCTCGGTGTTCAACCCGGTCGACCGCGAGTTCGAATTCAAGCCGGGCGCGATCTTCGCCCACATCGTGATCGCCGACGAGATCAACCGCTCGTCGCCCAAGACGCAGTCCGCGCTCCTGGAAGCCATGGAGGAAGGCCAGGTCACCGCCGACGGGCAGACGCACATCCTCCCCGATCCGTTCCTGGTCGTCGCGACGCAGAACCCGCTCGAGATGGAGGGCACGTACGCCCTCCCCGAGGCGCAGCGCGATCGCTTCATGATGCGCATCTCGATGGGATACCCGGATGCCCGCAGCGAAGCGCTCATGCTCCGCCAGCGCGACACGGTGAACCCGCTGGACGCGATCGCACCGGTGGCGACCGCGTCGAAGATCTCCGAGCTGATCGCGTGGGCACGCGCGGTGCACGTGGCCCCCACGATCGAGGACTACGCCGTCGCCCTCGCGGCCGCGACGCGAACGCACTCGGACCTCCGCCTGGGCGCGAGCCCGCGGGCGACGCTGCAGCTCGTGCGTGCGGCGAAGGTGTGGGCGGCTCTGGACGGCCGCGGCTTCGTCATCCCGGACGACATCACCGCCCTCCTCATCCCGGTCTTCTCGCATCGGCTCATCCCCACGCGCTCCTCCGGCGGAGCACGTGCGCGCACGACCGCCGATGCGATCGCCGCGACGCTCGAACGCATCGCGTCCAGCGTCCGCGTGCCGCTCGCCGCGCGGCAATGA
- a CDS encoding NUDIX domain-containing protein, producing MSDEPRVRPGIEIPDHRGRTDLDRTGRDLERNPRVRVADVELLAAGWHVLRRTTLEYLGDDGAWSTQQRETYDRGNGATVLLYDVARRTVLLTRQFRYPVYVNDHPDGMLLETAAGLLDDDDPATAIRREAAEETGVRIGELEHVFDVYMSPGSVTERIHFFAAPYDAASRVGAGGGLVDEGEEIDVVEIDIDLALGMIRDGRIQDAKTIMLLQWSVLDGPFREK from the coding sequence ATGTCCGACGAACCCCGCGTGCGCCCCGGCATCGAGATCCCCGATCATCGCGGCCGGACCGATCTGGACCGCACCGGGCGGGACCTCGAGCGGAACCCGCGGGTGCGGGTCGCGGACGTCGAACTGCTGGCCGCGGGGTGGCATGTGCTCCGCCGCACCACGCTGGAGTACCTCGGCGACGACGGCGCCTGGTCGACCCAGCAGCGCGAGACCTACGATCGCGGAAACGGCGCGACGGTCCTGCTGTACGACGTCGCCAGGCGGACCGTGCTGCTGACCCGCCAGTTCCGCTACCCGGTGTACGTGAACGACCACCCGGACGGGATGCTGCTGGAGACGGCCGCCGGCCTCCTCGACGACGATGACCCGGCCACCGCCATCCGTCGGGAGGCAGCAGAGGAGACCGGAGTGCGGATCGGCGAGCTGGAGCACGTCTTCGACGTCTACATGAGCCCCGGCTCGGTCACCGAGCGGATCCACTTCTTCGCCGCGCCCTACGACGCCGCTTCACGCGTCGGCGCCGGCGGCGGCCTCGTCGACGAAGGAGAGGAGATCGACGTGGTGGAGATCGACATCGATCTCGCGCTCGGCATGATCCGCGACGGGCGCATCCAGGACGCCAAGACGATCATGCTGCTGCAGTGGTCGGTGCTGGACGGACCGTTCCGGGAAAAGTAA
- the pta gene encoding phosphate acetyltransferase produces MAQSIYITSAEGHSGKSTVALGVLDALSHATPRVGVFRAIARSTLERDYVLEMLLAHDGVDLDYDECVGVTYDEVRHDPEAALGRIVERYKAVEAQCDAVVIVGSDYTDVGSPAELGYNARIAANLGAPVLLVLSGRAGQGEQLGSSTARTPEEMGQIAGLALTELTHARVGLLAVVANRADPDQIDAITASIGSAIAEAIPAADAASVPVWALPEDRFLIAPSVRGVMRSVDGHLVKGDADLMTREVLGVVVAGMSMVNVLPRLFESAIVVIPADRTEVLLATMLANASGTFPSLAGIVLNGPFPLPESIDRLIDGLDSSLPIIATDMGTYETAVHVMNTRGRLAADSQRRYDSALAMFERYVDTEELRRLLGLARSTVVTPLMFEYGLIERSRSDRRRIVLPEGDDDRVLRAAATVLSRGIADLTILGEEIEVRSRAIELGIDIRSAQILSPFDAVHVHRFAEEYERLRAHKGVTYAQAADTVTDVSYFGTLMVHLGLADGMVSGAAHTTAHTIRPAFEIIKTKPGVSVVSSVFLMALADRVLVYGDCAVIPDPTSEQLADIAISSAATASQFGIDPRIAMLSYSTGESGSGAEVEKVRTATALVRERAPQLLVEGPIQYDAAADVAVAAAKMPGSEVAGRATVFIFPDLNTGNNTYKAVQRSAGAVAIGPVLQGLNKPINDLSRGALVEDIVNTIAITAIQAQGESS; encoded by the coding sequence GTGGCGCAGAGCATCTACATCACGTCAGCTGAGGGTCATTCGGGCAAGTCGACGGTCGCCCTGGGGGTGCTGGACGCGCTCAGTCACGCGACGCCCCGTGTGGGTGTGTTCCGGGCGATCGCGCGGTCCACGCTGGAGCGCGACTACGTCCTCGAGATGCTGCTCGCCCACGACGGTGTCGACCTGGACTACGACGAGTGCGTCGGAGTGACCTACGACGAGGTGCGCCATGATCCCGAAGCGGCACTGGGCCGCATCGTCGAGCGCTACAAGGCGGTCGAGGCGCAATGCGATGCCGTCGTGATCGTCGGCAGCGACTACACCGACGTCGGCAGCCCGGCGGAGCTCGGCTACAACGCACGGATCGCCGCCAACCTCGGCGCACCGGTGCTGCTGGTCCTCAGCGGCCGCGCCGGGCAGGGCGAGCAGCTCGGCTCCTCGACCGCCCGGACCCCCGAGGAGATGGGCCAGATCGCGGGTCTCGCGCTCACCGAGCTGACGCACGCTCGCGTCGGCCTGCTCGCCGTGGTCGCGAACCGGGCGGACCCCGATCAGATCGACGCCATCACGGCCTCGATCGGCTCCGCGATCGCGGAGGCCATCCCCGCAGCGGATGCCGCGAGCGTGCCGGTGTGGGCGCTGCCCGAGGATCGATTCCTCATCGCTCCGTCGGTGCGCGGGGTGATGCGCTCGGTGGACGGCCACCTGGTCAAGGGCGACGCCGACCTGATGACCCGCGAGGTGCTCGGCGTGGTCGTGGCCGGCATGTCGATGGTCAACGTGCTGCCGCGCCTGTTCGAGAGCGCGATCGTGGTGATCCCGGCCGACCGGACCGAGGTGCTGCTGGCCACGATGCTCGCCAACGCGTCGGGGACCTTCCCGTCGCTGGCCGGCATCGTCCTGAACGGCCCGTTCCCGCTCCCCGAGTCGATCGATCGGCTGATCGACGGTCTCGATTCCTCGCTGCCCATCATCGCCACCGACATGGGGACGTACGAGACCGCCGTCCATGTCATGAACACCCGTGGGCGGCTGGCGGCCGATTCGCAGCGGCGGTACGACTCGGCACTGGCCATGTTCGAGCGGTACGTCGACACCGAGGAGCTGCGCCGGCTGCTGGGCCTGGCCCGCTCCACCGTGGTCACCCCGTTGATGTTCGAGTACGGACTCATCGAGCGCTCGCGGTCGGACCGACGCCGCATCGTCCTTCCTGAGGGCGACGATGACCGGGTGCTGCGCGCAGCGGCCACCGTCCTGTCCCGCGGCATCGCCGATCTGACGATCCTCGGCGAGGAGATCGAGGTGCGCAGCCGCGCCATCGAGCTGGGCATCGACATCCGCTCCGCGCAGATCCTCTCCCCGTTCGACGCGGTGCACGTGCACCGTTTCGCCGAGGAATACGAGCGGCTGCGCGCGCACAAGGGCGTCACCTACGCGCAGGCGGCCGACACCGTGACGGACGTGTCGTACTTCGGAACCCTGATGGTGCATCTGGGCCTTGCGGACGGCATGGTCAGCGGCGCGGCGCACACGACCGCCCACACGATCCGCCCGGCGTTCGAGATCATCAAGACGAAGCCGGGAGTCTCGGTCGTCTCGTCGGTGTTCCTGATGGCGCTCGCCGACCGGGTGCTGGTCTACGGCGACTGCGCCGTGATCCCGGATCCGACCTCCGAGCAGCTCGCCGACATCGCTATCTCCTCCGCTGCCACGGCGAGCCAGTTCGGCATCGACCCTCGGATCGCCATGCTCTCGTACTCGACTGGCGAGTCCGGATCGGGCGCCGAAGTGGAGAAGGTGCGCACCGCCACGGCGCTGGTGCGCGAACGCGCACCGCAGCTGCTGGTGGAAGGGCCGATCCAATACGACGCGGCCGCCGACGTCGCCGTCGCCGCCGCCAAGATGCCAGGTTCGGAAGTGGCCGGGCGCGCGACGGTGTTCATCTTCCCCGACCTCAACACCGGCAACAACACGTACAAGGCGGTGCAGCGATCCGCCGGGGCGGTGGCGATCGGACCTGTGCTGCAGGGGCTGAACAAGCCGATCAACGACCTGTCGCGCGGTGCGCTGGTGGAAGACATCGTCAACACGATCGCCATCACCGCGATCCAGGCACAGGGGGAGAGCTCGTGA
- a CDS encoding acetate/propionate family kinase, whose product MSIVLVVNSGSSSFKYQLLDMEAETVLASGLVERIGELSTGSGTGGHSSHTVTAAGMRESVAEPVDAAHPAPTVLDATYTRDLPIPDHTAGFAVMLEAFAQNGPSLTERAPVAVGHRVVHGGARFFEPTVITPLVEINIDELSVLAPLHNPANLAGIVAAKKAFPDVPHVAVFDTAFHQTLPPAAYTYAIDADLAASHRIRRYGFHGTSHKFVSEAAAAFLGRPLTELKQIVFHLGNGASVAAIDGGRSVETSMGLTPLEGLVMGTRSGDVDPAVLFQLARRGGMSIDDLDTLLNKRSGLLGLAGVSDMRDVLEGMQRGDAAATLAFDVYVHRLRAYAGAYLAQLDGVDVISFTAGVGENAAAVRAGALATLGFAGVHLDAERNETRGRGIRIISTDDSPVTVLVVPTNEELEIARQSLAAAASAV is encoded by the coding sequence GTGAGCATCGTCCTGGTCGTCAACAGCGGATCCTCCTCGTTCAAGTACCAGCTGCTGGACATGGAGGCCGAGACCGTGCTGGCTTCTGGTCTGGTCGAGCGCATCGGCGAGCTGTCGACGGGCTCGGGGACCGGCGGCCACTCGTCGCACACCGTGACGGCCGCCGGCATGCGCGAATCCGTCGCTGAGCCTGTCGACGCGGCGCACCCGGCACCCACGGTCCTGGACGCCACCTACACCCGCGATCTGCCGATCCCCGATCACACCGCGGGGTTCGCGGTGATGCTCGAGGCGTTCGCCCAGAACGGCCCATCGCTGACCGAGCGTGCGCCGGTGGCCGTCGGCCATCGCGTCGTGCACGGTGGAGCGAGGTTCTTCGAACCGACCGTCATCACACCGCTCGTCGAGATCAACATCGACGAACTGTCCGTCCTCGCACCGCTGCACAATCCCGCGAACCTCGCCGGGATCGTCGCGGCGAAGAAGGCGTTCCCCGACGTCCCGCATGTCGCCGTCTTCGACACCGCGTTCCACCAGACGCTCCCGCCGGCGGCCTACACCTACGCGATCGACGCCGACCTCGCGGCATCCCACCGCATCCGCCGCTACGGGTTCCACGGCACCAGCCACAAGTTCGTCAGCGAAGCTGCAGCGGCGTTCCTCGGCCGCCCGCTGACCGAGCTGAAGCAGATCGTCTTCCACCTCGGCAACGGCGCATCTGTCGCTGCGATCGACGGCGGCCGGTCGGTCGAGACGTCAATGGGCCTGACGCCGCTGGAGGGCCTGGTCATGGGCACCCGCTCGGGAGACGTCGACCCGGCGGTGCTGTTCCAGCTCGCGAGGCGAGGCGGTATGTCGATCGATGACCTCGACACCCTCCTGAACAAGCGCAGCGGACTGCTCGGGCTCGCCGGGGTCTCGGACATGCGCGACGTCCTGGAGGGGATGCAGCGCGGGGATGCTGCAGCCACGCTCGCCTTCGATGTGTATGTGCACCGGCTCCGCGCGTATGCGGGTGCCTACCTGGCGCAGCTGGACGGTGTCGATGTCATCTCCTTCACCGCCGGTGTGGGGGAGAACGCCGCCGCCGTCCGTGCCGGGGCGCTGGCCACCCTGGGCTTCGCCGGCGTGCACCTGGACGCCGAACGCAACGAGACGCGAGGGCGCGGCATCCGCATCATCTCCACCGACGACTCACCGGTCACGGTCCTCGTCGTGCCGACGAACGAAGAGCTCGAGATCGCCCGCCAGAGCCTCGCCGCGGCGGCCTCGGCGGTCTGA
- a CDS encoding HAD family hydrolase produces the protein MPTFPLSPGGFVTTDALPDLTSFDAVLFDLDGVLTPTAEVHMHAWQTMFQELFASWGIEPAYTERDYFEYLDGKKRYDGVASLLRSRDVEVPWGDPSDDPTADTVCGIGNRKNAFFERVLRDEGIAPYPGSLALVEQLQAAGIPIAVVSSSKNAEEVLKVAGIRDRFPVVMDGVIAERDHLASKPAPDVFVEGARMLGVDPARSVAVEDAISGVQSAAAGGFALVIGVDRGVGADDLRAAGAHLVVTDLAELLGSSASTPTSSEGDAE, from the coding sequence ATGCCGACATTTCCGCTCTCGCCTGGAGGCTTCGTGACCACCGATGCCCTGCCCGATCTGACCTCGTTCGACGCCGTGCTCTTCGACCTCGACGGTGTGCTGACGCCGACGGCCGAGGTGCACATGCACGCCTGGCAGACGATGTTCCAGGAGCTCTTCGCCTCCTGGGGCATCGAGCCCGCGTACACCGAGCGCGATTACTTCGAGTACCTCGACGGCAAGAAGCGCTACGACGGGGTGGCGAGCCTCCTGCGCAGCCGCGACGTCGAGGTGCCCTGGGGCGACCCGTCCGATGACCCCACCGCCGACACGGTGTGCGGGATCGGCAACCGCAAGAACGCGTTCTTCGAGCGCGTGCTGCGCGACGAGGGCATCGCCCCCTATCCGGGCTCCCTCGCGCTCGTCGAGCAGCTGCAGGCAGCCGGCATCCCGATCGCGGTCGTGTCCAGCTCGAAGAACGCCGAAGAGGTGCTGAAGGTCGCCGGCATCCGCGACCGGTTCCCCGTGGTCATGGACGGAGTCATCGCCGAACGGGATCACCTCGCCTCCAAGCCCGCTCCCGACGTGTTCGTCGAAGGAGCTCGGATGCTGGGGGTCGACCCGGCTCGCAGTGTCGCCGTCGAGGATGCGATCAGCGGCGTGCAGTCCGCGGCCGCCGGCGGTTTCGCGCTGGTCATCGGCGTGGACCGCGGCGTCGGGGCCGACGATCTGCGTGCAGCGGGCGCCCACCTCGTCGTGACGGACCTGGCCGAACTGCTCGGTTCGTCCGCCTCGACCCCGACCTCGTCCGAGGGGGACGCAGAATGA
- a CDS encoding glycoside hydrolase family 65 protein, protein MMDRDRFPVDPWNLCETKFGLDDVGVTETLFSVGNGYLGLRGNHIEGRFAHEHGTFINGFHETFPIRHAEQAYGFAEVGQTIINAPDAKVMRVYVDDEPLSLDVADVREYTRTLDMRAGVLHRRIRWMTPSGKEVLVEDDRLVSFEEKHLAILRLEVTVLNADAPVTINCQLINRQDGEDVYGGRPTQSKKSGFDPRKAERIHQRVLEPEDYWQDGVRSALSYHVTESGMTGAVVADHLIETDNDYTHRTLIEPDIAKNVFRVQAKAGVPIRVTKLVSYHTSRGVPARELVDRCRRSLDRAEVEGVERQFERQRVWLDAFWERSDVRIAGHDDLQQATRWCLFQLAQAAARADGQGVPAKGVSGSGYSGHYFWDTEIYVLPFLAYTTPLWARNALRMRYLMLPAARRRAHQLNEHGVLFPWRTINGEEASAYYAAGTAQYHINADVSFALAKYVRATGDIEFLHREGVDIAVETARLWATLGFWRTSDGSIDGEGEEFHIHGVTGPDEYTTVVNDNLFTNVMARFNLRFAARTVREMAIDDPEAYRLMVDRLDLDPAEAEGWERAAEALHIPFSPALGIHPQDAIFLEREVWDLEHTPADQRPLLLHFHPLVIYRYQVLKQADVVLALYLQGNHFSDEDKLADFEYYDPLTTGDSTLSAVVQAILAAEVGYQDLALEYFRESIFVDLADLHHNASDGVHVASAGGVWTALIAGFGGMRDHFGELTFDPRLPADWPELSFPLHWHGTRLQVTITREELRVRAGDGEPLVFSVRGDAYAIGANEEVVVPLADQGPVIPGKPSLKQFADVRREDGTLLSASVPTVTTTIPIIAPEADVEHGADV, encoded by the coding sequence ATGATGGACCGCGACCGTTTCCCCGTCGACCCCTGGAACCTCTGCGAGACGAAGTTCGGCCTCGACGACGTGGGTGTCACCGAGACCCTCTTCTCGGTGGGCAACGGCTACCTCGGCCTGCGCGGAAACCACATCGAGGGCCGCTTCGCGCACGAGCACGGCACGTTCATCAACGGCTTCCACGAGACCTTCCCGATCAGGCACGCCGAGCAGGCGTACGGATTCGCGGAGGTCGGCCAGACGATCATCAATGCGCCCGATGCAAAGGTCATGCGCGTCTACGTCGACGATGAGCCGCTCTCGCTCGATGTCGCAGACGTCCGCGAATACACCCGGACCCTCGACATGCGCGCGGGCGTGCTGCATCGCCGCATCCGCTGGATGACCCCCTCCGGCAAGGAGGTCCTCGTCGAGGACGACCGCCTCGTGTCGTTCGAGGAGAAGCACCTCGCGATCCTGCGGCTGGAGGTCACGGTGCTCAACGCCGATGCCCCGGTGACGATCAACTGCCAGCTCATCAACCGGCAGGACGGTGAGGACGTGTACGGCGGGCGTCCCACGCAGTCCAAGAAGAGCGGCTTCGACCCGCGGAAGGCCGAGCGCATCCACCAGCGCGTGCTGGAGCCGGAGGACTACTGGCAGGACGGCGTCCGGTCGGCGCTGTCATACCACGTCACCGAATCGGGGATGACCGGCGCGGTCGTCGCCGATCACCTGATCGAGACCGACAACGACTACACGCACCGCACGCTCATCGAGCCAGACATCGCCAAGAACGTCTTCCGGGTGCAGGCGAAGGCCGGCGTGCCCATCCGCGTGACGAAGCTGGTGAGCTATCACACCTCGCGCGGCGTGCCGGCTCGCGAGCTCGTCGACCGCTGTCGCCGCTCCCTCGATCGTGCGGAGGTCGAAGGCGTGGAGCGACAGTTCGAACGCCAGCGCGTATGGCTCGACGCCTTCTGGGAGCGCTCGGACGTGCGGATCGCCGGCCACGACGACCTGCAGCAGGCCACCCGCTGGTGCCTGTTCCAGCTCGCGCAGGCAGCAGCGCGCGCAGACGGCCAGGGGGTGCCCGCGAAGGGTGTCTCCGGGTCGGGCTACAGCGGTCACTACTTCTGGGACACCGAGATCTACGTCCTGCCGTTCCTCGCCTATACGACACCGCTGTGGGCGCGCAACGCCCTGCGGATGCGCTACCTCATGCTGCCGGCGGCACGCCGCCGCGCCCACCAGCTGAACGAGCACGGCGTGCTCTTCCCGTGGCGCACCATCAACGGCGAGGAGGCGTCGGCATACTATGCGGCCGGCACCGCCCAGTACCACATCAACGCCGATGTCAGCTTCGCGCTGGCCAAGTACGTGCGTGCCACCGGCGATATCGAATTCCTGCACCGGGAGGGCGTGGACATCGCGGTGGAAACAGCGCGACTGTGGGCGACCCTCGGCTTCTGGCGCACCAGCGACGGGTCGATCGACGGGGAGGGGGAGGAGTTCCACATCCACGGCGTCACCGGCCCCGACGAGTACACGACGGTCGTCAACGACAACCTCTTCACCAACGTCATGGCGCGCTTCAACCTGCGCTTCGCGGCGCGCACCGTGCGTGAGATGGCGATCGATGACCCGGAGGCATACCGGCTCATGGTCGACCGCCTCGATCTGGACCCGGCCGAGGCCGAGGGGTGGGAGCGCGCCGCCGAGGCGCTGCACATCCCGTTCAGCCCGGCGCTGGGCATCCACCCGCAGGATGCGATCTTCCTCGAACGCGAGGTCTGGGATCTCGAGCACACGCCGGCCGATCAGCGGCCACTGCTGCTGCACTTCCACCCGCTGGTGATCTACCGCTACCAGGTGCTCAAACAGGCCGACGTCGTGCTGGCGCTGTACCTGCAGGGCAACCATTTCTCCGACGAGGACAAACTCGCCGACTTCGAGTACTACGACCCGCTGACCACCGGCGACTCGACGCTGTCGGCCGTCGTGCAGGCGATCCTGGCGGCCGAGGTCGGATACCAGGACCTCGCGCTGGAGTACTTCCGCGAGTCGATCTTCGTGGACCTCGCCGACCTGCACCACAACGCGTCCGACGGCGTGCACGTCGCGTCGGCGGGCGGCGTGTGGACCGCGCTGATCGCCGGGTTCGGCGGCATGCGCGATCACTTCGGCGAGCTCACGTTCGACCCGCGCCTGCCGGCGGACTGGCCGGAGCTGTCCTTCCCGCTGCACTGGCACGGGACGCGGCTGCAGGTCACCATCACGCGGGAGGAGCTGCGGGTGCGCGCCGGCGACGGCGAGCCGCTCGTGTTCAGCGTACGCGGCGACGCGTACGCGATCGGGGCGAACGAAGAGGTCGTGGTGCCGCTGGCCGACCAGGGTCCGGTGATCCCCGGGAAGCCCTCGCTCAAGCAGTTCGCGGACGTGCGCCGAGAGGACGGCACACTGCTGTCGGCGTCCGTGCCGACGGTGACCACGACGATCCCCATCATCGCGCCGGAGGCTGACGTCGAGCACGGCGCGGACGTCTGA